A segment of the Denticeps clupeoides chromosome 2, fDenClu1.1, whole genome shotgun sequence genome:
attattattacactgcCGACGTCGACTTGACTTGACTGCACGGCTACACGGCAGCGTCGGTTGATAAGTACAGAATTCCAGGATTCCCTAGAGCTCTTCCCAGCTCTGCTCCCGTTTACCTTTGCGGTGTCGCCCGTGCGACACCAGGCTTAAACCGGGATCCTCTTTATCAAGCcgaatcttaaaaaaaacacgacacAATTGTCAGACGTTTAACTGGCTGTCCACTGGACTGTGGACATGTGTACACGCTTCATACAGTTTAGGGGCAGACACACGCGTTCTTGTCCTTTAAAACGCCTTCTCTCTCTTTATAACGCATCGTCTCGGCTCGCTCCATAACCTCTGCAATGCCATCGTGTTTCAGGCAGGGGGAAGCACTGGCCTGCTGATGGACTTGGCCGCCAACGAGAAAGCCGTTCATTCAGACTTCTTTAACGGTGAGAAGCAcgacctacatttacattgaaggcattttgcagacgcccttatccagagcgacttacaacgtgcttccatgaagagatgaagagatcagttctggttcaccaggacccccaactatgaatacaatattttattcattctgttgtagtttctatacaaaagtcagacaataagaaggttacaagttaatctaaatattctctaaagaggaaggtcttgagctgctgtttgaaaatactcagtaactgagctgttctgacctcaaggggaagttcattccaccaccgaggggccaagactgagaaaagtctagatgagtttcttcctcgtaccttcagagatagAGGGACCAggctggaggctcggagtatatgagtaACCCAGTCTTGATATTATTAGGGTCTGAACTAGTATcttgttggccatgacagataaggacggatccgtctgatattgtagagaaggaatgtACATGAacgggaaagattggtgatgtgttGTGCTGACCTCCACGTCTGAAGCAGGAGCTGGGTGAAGGAGGGCTTGTATATGCTCTACACGAACTGCAAAGCAAGCCTCGGCGCAATTAGACACGCGTGCTGCTGGTTTTGCGAGCTACTTCTGTGCTTTGGTGACAGCACGGTGCCGAACCGCAGGCATAGATTCACCATGGGGCAAATCTATGTTGACTGACGTTTATGGGAAAGTGgtttatattttttgcaaaaattTCCACACTTTCTTATTCAAAGTCATTATGAGGAGCAGCATTCTCAAAAATCTGAGTCCCAACACTGTCGTTAGCCTACAGACAGTAATAATGGCTCCCTGGACCTCTCCCAATATTCCACGGGGCAATCatctgacaattttttttcttttgtttgtgttggCAACAAACTGTTAAGCCACATGCAACAGTGGGTAAGCGCTTCTGCCTTCCTGCCCTCTTTGTGATTATGAGCCATTTTGATTAAAAGCAGCTTTGGCAGGGCCTGAAAAAAAGAGGGCCGTTAAACAGTAATGGGAAGTTAAAATACAACCCCACTAAAGCACTTTTATGGGATCATGTTGGCTCCAGCACAGCATGACTTCCTCATTTTCAGCCTGATCATCCTTCTTTGTTGGGGAAAGAGGCCGCACACATGTCATACAACAATCCCCCTCAGGTCTGGTGAAGAAGCTTAAAACCAGAAAGGCAGCTGAGCACTGAAGGACCAGAGATATCAATAATAGCAGTATAACTTCCAGTATAGAGCGAAGTTGAATATTCATCATCCATGTTTAATCTCCCCCTGAAGATGACAGACCAGAGAGCAGCACaaagaaatgtaaaacaaaatctATGCTGGTGCCATTTTAAGATTAGGGTTGCAGAGAACTGGAGAATTATCAGAAAACGTTATTACAAAAATgatctgatttcttttttcttattagTAAAGATAGATTTGTATAAAATTAGTATGAAACACAGAAGAACGTagcatattatttaaatgtcaggCTGCCTTTTTGTACCTATTAgtaattattttaggtaaaaaaaataaaactttgttATATAACATCAGATTCAGATGCTGGGTGATTTGAGATACTCTCAAagtctacacacacagatatgtgaatatatacatgcatacatatgcACATACAGGTTAGAATGAAATTGTTGCACACCTGCATGACCTTCGGTTGTCTCTCGGAATCTACTCACAGTAAAAGCTGTCGTCTATGTTTGTTCTGAGCTTTTCTAATAGATTAACAGCACTTTTAATAACACAATAACCttgcatacatttttctttctgatcTTTATCTCAGATTTTGAAGAtctttttgatgatgatgacatcCTGTGATGAAGCCCCAAGAATTGAAGGTCCCTGAAGTGTTTTGTTCACTGCCTGGAAATTAggtttatttctgttattagtttgtataaataaatgtaaaaacaaaagacatgttGGTTTCCCAGAAGAATTTTTGACATCTCAGACATACTGATGCAAAAGTTAtgtgaacagtttttttttcttccccttcaTGTTTAAATCTGTTTTTGGTAGAAATTGTGGGTTCTTGCACATTCCTGAACACCTGCAAACACTCATAATTACATGTGTGAAACACACAGATGTTACAAGCGGCACAGAGGAGCAGTTGTCAAAATATGTTCATTTCCCCCTGTAGCTGCAATATATGCAACTGGTGTTTTGTAAAAGTCCATGTAAAAAGGTGCACAGGGCATAAATAacatggtgtaaatgtaaaaatgtgtctgGAAACTTCAAACTCACTCTACCTCACAGATTTATGTCGAATGCAGAAATCATTGTTGCAAAGCCGTTATTATTCTTTCATACTGATCTTTGGGGGAgttttgcattaaaaatataatatcagTGGTCCGTGGGGGTAGCAATATTTATTATAGTTTTGGGGTCACTGACCTCTGAAAATCTGCCTGCATAGAATGAGACCCCAATACAACATGGTGATCTGTAATGTCCCCTGAAGGTTTAAGAGTttgctttaattttaaaagtgtTTATTAACTATGGTTTCCTGGGACCACTTAGTCGACAATTTCACAGTTTTAATCCAAATCAAGGAAAGTGCTTGGGTCTTCCTTTTGTGAAAGTTTTGCTCTATTAAACTTAAATGAAACTCTTTGTAATTGCGTGTGAGCTTGAAACATTTGTGGTTGAAATCTGCAAAGTGGCATTTTTTGAAACACATCGTTCAAGACCCAGCTTGACATCCTATGTGGTttttaaggggggggggcaaccagaattcatgcatttttttctccagcatgtAGACTTGTATAATTACAGCGTCCCATTGGTCAACCAGCTCAGTTGGagacagccaatcacagggcTTCCAGCAGCATTCCTGTGGCCCCATGGGATGcacctttttgttttaaattatgaAGGTGCCATTTAAAACGTGGCCAAGTTGTTGTCAGTGGCACAGACTCTTTGGAAGGGGGAGTTGGGGCATCGGGGATTTCTGACCTCAACCCACACGCCCACCCCAGAACTGAAGCGGCAGGCCCAGACCTCGCTGTTCTAGGGCCAGACGACCACATTTTCAGAGCAGGTAAGTCCTCACTGATCTGAATTAGATTTAACGTCAgtgttcaaaaaatatatacacatgttACAATGGGTTGGTTTACTGGTACAAAGATCATTTCTCACTGAAAAGGCATTAGAGACCTGAAATTCTAATGCTGAGCAATATGTATTATATAACTTTCACTTGGTTCCCTTCACCTCGAGCTGACTGGTAGGAATGAATTTTCTAGACCTTGGTGGAACTTGT
Coding sequences within it:
- the cops9 gene encoding COP9 signalosome complex subunit 9: MKPAVDEMFPEGAGPYVDLDEAGGSTGLLMDLAANEKAVHSDFFNDFEDLFDDDDIL